Proteins from one Ricinus communis isolate WT05 ecotype wild-type chromosome 9, ASM1957865v1, whole genome shotgun sequence genomic window:
- the LOC8270399 gene encoding laccase-17: protein MGVSLLTSPSFLGTFLLSFITLCLHPNPALAVTRHYEFNIMLQNVTRLCHSKSMVTVNGQFPGPRIMAREGDRLLIKVVNNVQNNISIHWHGIRQLRSGWADGPAYIAQCPIQTGQSYVYNYTIIGQRGTLWWHAHISWLRSTLYGPLIILPKHGVPYPFAKPYKEVSIVFGEWFNADTEAVIKQALQTGGGPNVSDAYTINGLPGPLYNCSAKDTFRLKVKLGKTYLLRIINAALNDELFFSIANHTMKVVEVDAVYVKPFDTKTILISPGQTTNVLLKTKLHYPNATFLMTARPYVTGQGTFDNSTVAGILEYEPSQKTHHSLSINKLQFFKPKLPVLNDTSFATKFSSQLRSLDSAEFPANVPQKVDKQFFFTVGLGTSPCPKNQTCQGPNGTMFAASVNNVSFDMPDIALLQAHFSGQSNGVYNPNFPSSPLFPFNYTGNPPNNTMVSSGTKVVVLPFNTSVELIMQDTSILGAESHPLHLHGFNFFVVGQGFGNFDRNKDPTKFNLVDPVERNTVGVPSGGWVAVRFLADNPGVWFMHCHLEVHTSWGLKMAWVVLDGKLPNQKLLPPPADLPKC, encoded by the exons ATGGGTGTTTCTCTTCTAACATCACCATCATTTCTAGGAACTTTTCTTCTCTCATTCATCACCTTATGCCTCCATCCCAACCCTGCACTAGCCGTCACTAGACACTATGAATTTAAT ATCATGTTGCAAAATGTGACACGCCTTTGCCACAGCAAGAGCATGGTAACAGTTAACGGTCAGTTCCCTGGACCTCGCATTATGGCTAGGGAGGGTGATCGTCTTCTCATTAAAGTGGTTAACAATGTCCAAAACAATATCTCCATTCATTG GCATGGAATTCGGCAGCTTAGAAGTGGATGGGCTGACGGACCAGCATACATAGCCCAGTGCCCTATACAAACTGGACAAAGCTATGTATATAACTACACCATTATAGGACAAAGAGGCACCCTTTGGTGGCATGCTCATATTTCATGGCTAAGATCAACTCTTTATGGTCCCTTAATCATTTTACCAAAGCATGGTGTCCCTTATCCATTTGCCAAACCTTACAAGGAAGTGTCAATCGTTTTTG GAGAGTGGTTCAATGCTGATACAGAGGCAGTGATCAAGCAAGCACTGCAAACAGGTGGAGGACCAAATGTCTCTGATGCCTATACTATCAATGGATTGCCAGGGCCATTGTATAACTGCTCTGCAAAGG ATACTTTCAGGCTGAAGGTAAAGCTTGGAAAGACCTATCTTCTCCGGATAATCAATGCAGCGCTTAACGATGAGCTCTTCTTTAGTATAGCAAATCACACAATGAAAGTAGTTGAAGTTGATGCTGTTTATGTAAAACCTTTTGATACTAAGACCATTCTCATTTCTCCAGGGCAAACTACTAACGTTCTTCTAAAGACCAAACTTCACTACCCAAATGCCACATTTTTAATGACCGCTAGACCGTACGTAACTGGTCAAGGCACTTTCGACAATTCAACAGTTGCCggaattttagaatatgaacCATCACAAAAGACCCATCATTCCTTATCAATAAACAAGCTTCAATTCTTTAAACCAAAATTGCCAGTTCTTAATGACACTTCATTTGCTACAAAATTTTCAAGTCAACTTCGTAGCTTGGATAGTGCAGAATTCCCTGCTAATGTTCCCCAAAAGGTTGATAAACAATTTTTCTTCACAGTAGGACTTGGAACAAGCCCCTGCCCCAAAAATCAAACCTGTCAAGGACCAAATGGCACAATGTTTGCAGCGTCGGTTAATAATGTATCATTTGACATGCCAGATATAGCTCTACTTCAAGCTCACTTTTCTGGTCAGTCAAACGGGGTTTACAATCCTAATTTTCCAAGCAGTCCATTATTTCCATTTAATTATACAGGCAACCCGCCAAATAATACAATGGTTAGTAGTGGAACAAAGGTTGTAGTGCTTCCTTTCAATACTAGCGTAGAGCTTATCATGCAGGACACAAGCATTCTTGGAGCTGAAAGCCATCCGCTGCACTTGCATGGATTTAATTTCTTCGTGGTCGGCCAAGGCTTTGGGAACTTTGATCGAAATAAGGATCCTACAAAATTCAATCTTGTTGACCCTGTTGAAAGGAATACAGTTGGTGTACCCTCTGGTGGTTGGGTTGCTGTACGATTCCTTGCAGACAACCCAG